One Phocaeicola dorei genomic region harbors:
- the traN gene encoding conjugative transposon protein TraN, which yields MRPNRIYITGILLLFAFLSGRAQQPRIDELECRNLKIGYEKTLHMIFPTPVKYLNMGDENIIGEVIQVCPSVIRLKSTVRDFKGETNLSVVTEDSRYYTYCISFDEGAQAVYKEGGTMPETAVLPVSDEKLTHVIYPEKIVYVDFGNTTVQVEKAENVNNIVALRAVSPFALQTNLTAITESGRFYTFDLRYAPGCERFSFIVDKQDTKKKQVAILEGRERNTRQKALLEKEISRRPKLLTNIRDEVAGMRFCVTNIFVDNDILLFRFGLHNRSQIGYTIDFIRFYIQDAKKRKKTAVQQLEQQPLFSFNRPEEVAALSSCDFTVALPKFTIPDKKVLIIEIQERNGGRHFYYKLKNKQLINAEILFPEIVGKP from the coding sequence ATGAGACCAAACAGAATTTACATCACAGGAATACTTCTCCTGTTTGCTTTTTTATCAGGAAGAGCCCAGCAGCCCCGTATTGACGAGCTGGAGTGCAGAAACCTGAAGATCGGTTATGAGAAGACGCTCCATATGATATTCCCCACTCCCGTGAAATACCTGAACATGGGGGATGAGAACATCATAGGGGAAGTCATACAGGTATGTCCGTCCGTCATCCGGCTGAAATCAACGGTAAGGGATTTCAAAGGAGAGACCAACCTGTCGGTTGTTACGGAGGACAGCAGGTATTACACCTATTGCATATCCTTCGACGAGGGAGCGCAGGCTGTCTACAAGGAGGGCGGTACCATGCCGGAAACGGCGGTTCTTCCGGTTTCTGACGAGAAACTGACCCATGTGATCTATCCGGAAAAAATCGTGTATGTGGATTTCGGAAACACCACCGTACAGGTGGAGAAAGCGGAGAATGTGAACAATATTGTCGCACTCAGGGCCGTGTCGCCGTTTGCCCTGCAGACCAACCTTACAGCCATCACCGAAAGCGGCAGGTTCTATACGTTTGACCTGCGGTATGCGCCCGGATGTGAGAGATTTTCCTTCATTGTGGACAAACAGGACACCAAAAAGAAGCAGGTGGCCATACTGGAGGGAAGAGAGCGGAATACCCGGCAGAAAGCACTGCTTGAAAAAGAGATATCACGGAGGCCGAAGCTGCTGACCAATATAAGGGACGAGGTGGCCGGCATGAGATTCTGCGTGACCAATATCTTTGTGGACAATGATATCCTGCTGTTCCGCTTCGGGCTGCACAACCGTTCCCAGATCGGCTATACCATAGACTTCATCCGTTTTTATATACAGGATGCGAAAAAACGGAAAAAGACCGCCGTCCAGCAGCTGGAGCAGCAGCCCCTCTTCTCTTTCAACCGTCCGGAGGAGGTGGCTGCGCTTTCCTCATGTGACTTTACGGTCGCCCTTCCGAAATTCACCATACCGGACAAGAAGGTGCTCATCATAGAGATACAGGAGAGAAACGGGGGAAGACATTTCTATTACAAATTGAAGAACAAACAGCTGATCAATGCGGAGATACTGTTCCCGGAGATTGTAGGAAAACCATAA
- a CDS encoding M23 family metallopeptidase, with amino-acid sequence MITKLVLFLCLFCPVPDKERAILEDALSRCSSLERIGEIMDIVERHHLEYRIPVHPPVHRFHRISSAYGWRSDPVTGQRRFHSGVDIAAELASTVHAAADGKVIYSGRKGGYGYCVMIRHAYGFVTLYGHLSACYVPEGEEVRSGKVIGFIGSSGKSTGNHLHYEVRKYGRPVRPYIRKRRGL; translated from the coding sequence ATGATAACGAAACTAGTTCTGTTCCTATGCCTCTTCTGTCCGGTACCTGATAAGGAAAGGGCCATATTGGAGGACGCACTCTCCCGGTGTTCCAGTCTTGAGCGCATCGGGGAGATCATGGACATCGTGGAGAGGCATCATCTGGAATACAGGATACCGGTACATCCCCCTGTACACCGGTTCCACCGTATCAGTTCCGCCTACGGATGGAGGAGCGACCCGGTTACCGGACAGCGCAGGTTCCATTCAGGAGTGGATATTGCGGCGGAACTTGCATCGACCGTGCATGCCGCAGCTGATGGAAAGGTCATATACTCAGGAAGAAAGGGAGGATATGGATACTGTGTGATGATACGCCATGCCTATGGCTTTGTGACCCTGTACGGGCACTTGTCCGCCTGTTATGTTCCGGAAGGGGAAGAGGTCAGGAGTGGCAAAGTGATCGGATTCATCGGATCAAGCGGAAAAAGCACGGGAAACCATCTGCATTATGAAGTGAGAAAGTACGGAAGGCCGGTCAGGCCATACATCAGAAAAAGAAGAGGATTATGA
- a CDS encoding HTH domain-containing protein, with amino-acid sequence MRILDYMERLQTLTRLLKKEHTGSAAKIAKEMGVHRNTIINYFLELRAMGAEIEYDNERNTYYFKKSFDIQLKIKI; translated from the coding sequence ATGAGAATACTGGACTACATGGAAAGATTACAGACACTGACCCGTCTGCTGAAAAAAGAACATACAGGAAGTGCCGCGAAAATAGCGAAGGAAATGGGCGTACATCGCAATACAATCATTAATTACTTCTTAGAGCTCCGGGCCATGGGTGCAGAGATTGAATATGACAATGAACGAAATACATATTATTTCAAGAAATCTTTTGATATCCAACTGAAAATTAAAATTTAG
- a CDS encoding InlB B-repeat-containing protein, translated as MKTNHLHYIVLLATIFLGCSCSEEIEKELTTGKTAVTIEVDGEEDADSRTVSFTGGTAYGEGLYDGEEKPTVGAEASDGYEIDYFYGGPSAEPKRYNYTGSGSSVSYKVPLGGEDHHFKCKFKEKKRTLTLTANPTSGGTVTGGGTYKVKTNIPITAVAKSGYTFSGWTVTKGDAKIMNASSASTTVQLQSSNSTLQANFTKAGKTFYFSIRTGRGKLDVFDERGETTLLPSASEIVLNLSPDDENLDRGGYLISPEPESGWKYGEDEWYVNGNGIPSGQYGQYLFTYNDYSRYPDGTRFVYDFKADNPIKVTIQTGMWSNSSFSLYTHGDFRIGFSATGLSSGQQTREFSYGDRVTIYADGADYAVPGEGDRWRYNYLRGFFTTGWQALDDLGEYSQTSAGSYSFTATKDITINIVFMPTIR; from the coding sequence ATGAAAACAAATCATTTACATTACATTGTGCTGCTGGCAACCATCTTCTTAGGCTGCTCATGCAGTGAAGAAATTGAAAAAGAGCTCACAACCGGAAAGACCGCGGTGACTATCGAGGTTGACGGAGAAGAGGATGCGGACTCACGTACCGTATCGTTTACCGGTGGTACCGCTTATGGAGAGGGACTTTATGATGGTGAAGAAAAACCCACGGTAGGTGCTGAAGCCTCTGACGGATATGAGATAGACTATTTCTACGGGGGACCGTCAGCTGAACCAAAAAGGTACAATTATACAGGCAGTGGAAGTTCCGTATCATATAAAGTTCCTCTTGGTGGCGAGGACCACCATTTCAAGTGCAAGTTCAAGGAAAAGAAACGCACTTTGACCCTGACTGCCAATCCGACCTCCGGAGGAACTGTTACCGGAGGGGGAACATACAAAGTAAAAACCAATATCCCCATCACCGCTGTTGCAAAATCCGGATACACATTTTCCGGATGGACTGTGACTAAAGGAGATGCAAAAATTATGAATGCCTCCTCAGCCAGCACCACTGTGCAGTTGCAAAGTTCGAACAGTACTTTGCAGGCGAACTTTACAAAAGCCGGTAAAACGTTCTATTTCTCCATCCGGACGGGAAGAGGCAAACTGGATGTCTTTGATGAACGTGGTGAAACCACATTGCTGCCATCCGCTTCAGAAATAGTGTTGAATCTTTCACCGGATGATGAAAATTTGGATCGAGGTGGTTACCTGATATCTCCAGAGCCGGAATCCGGCTGGAAATATGGAGAGGATGAATGGTATGTGAATGGTAACGGGATACCCTCCGGACAATACGGTCAATATTTATTTACGTACAACGATTACAGCCGTTATCCTGATGGAACCAGATTCGTATACGATTTCAAAGCGGACAATCCTATAAAGGTGACTATACAGACCGGCATGTGGAGTAACAGTTCTTTCTCCTTGTATACGCACGGTGATTTCAGAATTGGCTTTTCTGCTACCGGTCTGAGTTCCGGCCAGCAAACCCGTGAGTTCTCATATGGAGACCGTGTGACAATATATGCGGATGGTGCGGATTACGCCGTGCCGGGAGAAGGTGACCGCTGGAGATATAACTATCTGAGAGGTTTCTTTACTACCGGATGGCAGGCTTTGGACGATCTTGGGGAATACTCCCAGACATCAGCCGGTTCATATTCATTTACAGCGACAAAGGATATAACTATTAACATTGTATTCATGCCCACTATCAGATAA
- a CDS encoding Fic family protein encodes MEDKLISRYDILVNRYKELVSEKLSRKDFIEYNEILFSAHSCAIEGNSFSVDETRTLKEKGLGMIPKGKTLLEAFEILDHFQAYEYLLKNLNRPLTEELLKETHRLLTEHTLSYKTQYDEIPSNPGEYTTVDMCAGDTIFGDHEQLIKQVPRLLQSTQQVLDSGKIHPMIIAARFHGFYEYLHPFRDGNGRLGRLMSNFILLKKEQPLLIIPGSQREEYITALKYIKKERTDEFLIDFFFRTSIKRMEQEIEEKKNLTENFIRGMEFVRNVKSSNEDISEI; translated from the coding sequence ATGGAGGACAAGTTGATTTCCCGATATGATATTTTAGTGAACCGGTACAAGGAACTTGTATCTGAGAAGCTGAGCAGGAAAGATTTTATAGAATACAATGAAATTCTATTCTCGGCGCATAGCTGTGCTATAGAGGGGAACAGTTTTTCAGTGGACGAGACCCGCACCTTGAAAGAAAAAGGGCTGGGCATGATCCCCAAAGGCAAGACCTTGCTGGAGGCATTTGAAATCCTGGATCATTTCCAGGCTTATGAATATCTTCTGAAGAATTTGAACAGGCCGCTGACCGAGGAACTCCTGAAGGAAACCCACCGGCTGCTGACGGAACATACCCTCTCTTACAAGACCCAATACGATGAAATACCGTCCAACCCGGGAGAATATACAACAGTGGACATGTGTGCCGGTGATACGATATTTGGGGACCATGAGCAGCTGATAAAGCAGGTCCCCCGCCTGTTGCAAAGCACCCAGCAGGTCCTGGACTCCGGGAAGATCCATCCGATGATCATCGCGGCAAGATTTCATGGATTTTATGAATATCTGCATCCCTTCCGGGACGGAAACGGTCGTCTGGGACGTCTGATGTCCAATTTTATATTGCTCAAAAAAGAACAGCCGCTGCTGATAATCCCCGGTTCGCAGAGAGAGGAGTATATCACCGCCTTAAAATATATCAAAAAAGAGCGTACAGATGAATTTCTGATAGATTTTTTCTTCCGGACATCCATAAAACGGATGGAACAGGAAATCGAGGAAAAAAAGAATCTCACGGAGAATTTTATCAGGGGGATGGAATTTGTTAGAAATGTAAAATCATCCAATGAGGACATTTCAGAAATCTAA
- a CDS encoding fimbrillin family protein: MKKMKTFGYLLMAVMACMTCSCRDEEPLPAPVPPVVEPENPGNPEEPDTGKVYLGIAPIIENMQEQRAVVENWKEGHCLGVTAAGDVNIPFTFDGRRWKAGKQVEVTAEQKVSAYYPYNVQYTDMTAIPVDITTQEDYMYGEGGVSVEKPSAALVMKHALSLVRILIKKNDYTGDGMVDAVTFGGVRLSASMDVTSGKLLPAGQPGEYKAGGNYTLDDASPVYVEAILMPVGTAEGITVNVHVDGRDFTYALPPTHVWNPGMIYTYTLNMKSGYNCEVDVDHVPMDEEYWSTFGKTDRIVMRNCGTDRIYIRPNYTGYGYDTYTGEGKVWGFFLRYRNRGGGEDFAGQARFVLMDGNRIVEQYQPFDIKCGNGAWDGYCKYCYVQAVPGTYRLAVLFKKNGESTWFKPYGYDQNSNDGEWMYEVRPATDIPALRMITLENQKCNTFLAYPVPDNDWFNIVYTLSNKSRKAMKGTVKVVWEREFKLESNSYRPSAKKENKIDDYEWCDELGSCTVDIAAGVRFWKGIVSCKFPVQRKEPRDPVSGVGYCTPMVHLYYREEGSSEWKLLRCDTEYLFNRNYPGSEYAKMDEAFNYLYIDPESWSRKQ; encoded by the coding sequence ATGAAGAAAATGAAGACATTCGGATATTTGTTGATGGCGGTCATGGCGTGCATGACATGTTCCTGCCGGGATGAGGAACCGCTGCCGGCCCCGGTTCCTCCCGTAGTGGAGCCGGAAAATCCCGGAAACCCGGAAGAGCCGGATACGGGAAAGGTGTACCTCGGCATCGCCCCTATCATCGAGAACATGCAGGAACAGAGGGCCGTGGTGGAGAACTGGAAGGAGGGGCATTGCCTGGGAGTGACAGCAGCAGGGGATGTGAACATACCCTTCACTTTTGACGGCAGGCGGTGGAAAGCCGGAAAACAGGTGGAGGTGACGGCTGAGCAGAAAGTGTCCGCCTACTATCCTTATAATGTACAATATACGGACATGACCGCCATACCTGTGGACATCACGACACAGGAGGATTATATGTATGGAGAAGGAGGGGTAAGCGTTGAGAAGCCGAGCGCGGCCCTTGTGATGAAGCATGCTCTCTCCCTGGTCAGGATCCTGATAAAAAAGAATGATTATACAGGTGACGGGATGGTGGATGCGGTCACTTTTGGAGGTGTAAGGCTGTCTGCGTCCATGGATGTCACGTCCGGAAAGCTCCTTCCGGCAGGACAGCCCGGAGAATATAAGGCCGGAGGGAACTACACACTGGACGATGCCTCTCCGGTATATGTGGAGGCGATCCTGATGCCTGTGGGTACGGCTGAGGGTATCACTGTCAATGTACATGTGGACGGGAGGGATTTCACCTATGCCCTGCCGCCTACCCATGTGTGGAATCCCGGCATGATCTATACTTACACTCTGAATATGAAATCCGGTTATAACTGTGAGGTGGACGTGGACCATGTGCCGATGGATGAGGAGTATTGGAGCACTTTCGGAAAGACCGACCGGATTGTCATGAGGAATTGCGGGACGGACAGGATTTATATACGGCCGAATTATACGGGATATGGCTATGACACCTATACCGGTGAGGGTAAGGTCTGGGGATTCTTTTTGCGGTATAGAAACCGTGGAGGTGGGGAAGACTTCGCCGGACAGGCACGGTTCGTGCTGATGGATGGGAACAGGATTGTGGAACAGTACCAGCCGTTTGATATCAAATGCGGAAACGGTGCATGGGACGGATACTGCAAGTATTGTTATGTGCAGGCTGTGCCGGGGACATACCGGCTGGCAGTGCTGTTCAAAAAGAACGGGGAGTCAACCTGGTTCAAGCCTTACGGATACGATCAGAATTCCAATGACGGGGAATGGATGTATGAGGTGAGACCGGCCACTGATATACCGGCACTTCGTATGATAACATTGGAGAACCAAAAATGCAATACGTTTCTGGCATATCCTGTTCCTGATAATGACTGGTTCAATATAGTCTATACGCTTTCAAACAAAAGCAGGAAAGCCATGAAAGGGACTGTAAAGGTTGTATGGGAGAGGGAGTTTAAACTGGAATCCAACTCCTACAGACCGAGTGCCAAAAAGGAGAACAAGATTGATGACTATGAATGGTGCGATGAACTGGGAAGCTGCACTGTTGACATAGCGGCAGGAGTACGTTTTTGGAAAGGGATAGTATCCTGCAAGTTCCCGGTCCAGAGAAAAGAGCCGAGAGATCCTGTTAGCGGTGTTGGTTATTGCACTCCAATGGTACATTTGTATTATCGGGAAGAAGGAAGCAGTGAGTGGAAGCTTTTGCGGTGTGACACAGAATACCTGTTCAACCGGAACTATCCGGGTTCCGAGTACGCAAAAATGGATGAAGCGTTCAATTATCTCTATATCGATCCGGAAAGCTGGAGTAGGAAACAGTAA
- a CDS encoding ParA family protein, with product MVKIIAVHNQKGGVGKTTTTTNVGFELARKGYKVLLADLDPQATLTSALGVTDPEETVFSALQGAVDGKETRLPRIRLQENISLCPSCRKMADAEYLLQNEYGRENFLKELAARTDEGYDFVLLDCPPAVGLITVNALVAATDLIIPVQPEVASLYGLVSILDTVAVIRRKINRELNLLGMLVTQYDRRTTLHAEILEAMRKQYGETVFSTVISRSIRVAESMGRKTDVVSYSRNSSGAADYRSLTREILSRLNMVDNK from the coding sequence ATGGTGAAAATTATAGCAGTCCATAATCAGAAGGGTGGAGTTGGCAAGACTACTACCACTACCAATGTGGGGTTCGAACTGGCACGAAAAGGATACAAGGTCCTTCTTGCTGATTTGGATCCGCAAGCCACTCTGACCTCGGCTTTGGGGGTGACAGATCCGGAAGAAACGGTTTTCTCGGCCTTGCAGGGTGCGGTGGATGGCAAGGAAACGCGGCTTCCACGGATACGGTTGCAGGAGAATATATCCCTGTGCCCGTCATGCAGGAAAATGGCGGATGCGGAGTATCTTCTGCAGAACGAATACGGGAGGGAAAACTTCCTTAAAGAACTGGCTGCCAGAACGGATGAAGGGTACGATTTTGTGCTCCTTGACTGCCCGCCGGCCGTCGGACTGATCACGGTCAACGCGCTTGTGGCCGCCACCGACCTGATTATACCGGTGCAGCCGGAAGTGGCTTCTTTATATGGTCTGGTTTCCATCCTGGATACGGTTGCTGTAATACGGAGGAAGATCAACAGGGAACTGAACCTGCTCGGCATGCTGGTGACACAGTATGACAGAAGGACTACATTGCATGCGGAGATATTGGAAGCGATGCGGAAACAGTACGGGGAAACGGTCTTTTCCACGGTCATCAGCCGTTCCATCAGGGTGGCAGAGTCCATGGGCAGAAAGACGGATGTCGTATCTTACAGCAGGAACAGCAGTGGAGCGGCGGACTACCGGTCCCTTACCCGGGAGATCCTGTCCAGATTGAATATGGTTGACAACAAATAA
- a CDS encoding zincin-like metallopeptidase domain-containing protein, with the protein MNGKVLERYAELMIDKIRQMSAGEWQKPWFTPRTGLPQNISGRPYNSMNRLMLYMEMDRMGYTLPVFMTFRQLKDENLMVIKGSHALPVTFYDITVKHKTTGEKISFDDYKSLPELQKQEYKVTPFMKHFYVFNIDQTDFKEKYPERYEDMRVRFSGPAVADNVKGNGNPRLDKMIKEQKWLCPIELKVQDRAYYSPSQDRIVLPAPGQFKDMESFQMTALHEMAHSTGHSSRLDRGLHHPFGTCGYAREEIIAEFTAAVAGRDLGIAVTPRKENAQYLKSWLSNLKEDPGYVMSVLREAGKASAMIEESVEKQHTLADTSAREEDVSPLPIKEEGNNETVPSGILDMYDRSKEQYPDAMALIRVGDEYKAYNQDAERLHEVLGVCARKAVSGKDGTPVMTASFRHVDLDTHLRSIIKAGSKVTINHYEKAAAPDKSMTTPLLFKGGRREIEITSAGAVIRTNGNQYDATGILKGLEKAGIDVRNISGSQWESMLRGRGTVLNPAKQKMLFSIRKQPSGYGVRIADISGKISSSVQREL; encoded by the coding sequence ATGAACGGGAAGGTACTGGAAAGATACGCGGAACTGATGATTGACAAGATCAGGCAGATGTCCGCCGGTGAATGGCAGAAGCCCTGGTTCACCCCCCGTACCGGCCTGCCACAGAACATATCAGGGCGTCCGTACAACAGCATGAACCGTCTTATGCTCTACATGGAGATGGACAGGATGGGATACACCCTCCCGGTATTCATGACCTTCCGTCAGCTGAAGGATGAGAACCTGATGGTCATAAAAGGATCGCACGCCCTTCCCGTGACTTTTTACGATATCACCGTGAAGCATAAGACGACGGGAGAAAAAATCAGCTTCGATGATTACAAAAGCCTCCCGGAACTTCAGAAGCAGGAATATAAGGTGACTCCCTTCATGAAACATTTCTATGTGTTCAACATAGACCAGACGGATTTCAAGGAAAAATATCCGGAGCGGTATGAGGACATGAGGGTCAGATTCTCCGGTCCTGCCGTAGCGGACAACGTAAAAGGAAACGGGAACCCCCGGCTGGATAAAATGATAAAGGAACAGAAATGGCTCTGTCCCATAGAACTGAAGGTGCAGGACAGGGCATATTACAGCCCGTCCCAAGACAGGATCGTTCTTCCGGCTCCGGGACAATTCAAGGACATGGAATCATTCCAGATGACCGCCCTTCACGAAATGGCCCACTCCACCGGGCATTCCTCACGACTGGACCGAGGGCTGCATCACCCGTTCGGAACGTGCGGATATGCCCGGGAGGAAATCATCGCCGAATTCACAGCTGCCGTCGCAGGCAGGGACCTGGGGATAGCCGTAACTCCGAGAAAGGAGAACGCACAGTATCTGAAAAGCTGGCTGTCAAATTTGAAGGAGGACCCCGGCTATGTCATGAGTGTGTTACGGGAGGCCGGCAAAGCATCCGCCATGATAGAGGAAAGTGTGGAAAAACAGCACACCCTGGCAGACACATCCGCCAGGGAAGAGGACGTATCCCCACTTCCCATAAAAGAAGAAGGAAACAACGAAACGGTTCCTTCCGGCATTCTCGATATGTATGACCGCTCGAAAGAACAATATCCGGATGCAATGGCCCTCATCCGTGTGGGGGATGAATACAAGGCATATAATCAGGATGCGGAAAGACTCCATGAGGTACTTGGCGTATGCGCAAGGAAAGCGGTGTCGGGAAAAGACGGCACGCCGGTCATGACAGCCTCGTTCCGTCACGTCGATCTGGATACGCATCTCCGTAGTATAATCAAGGCAGGCAGCAAGGTCACAATCAACCATTATGAGAAAGCAGCCGCGCCGGACAAGAGCATGACGACCCCTCTTCTTTTCAAGGGCGGCCGTCGTGAGATAGAGATCACATCCGCAGGCGCGGTCATACGTACCAACGGGAACCAATATGATGCGACCGGCATATTGAAGGGGCTGGAAAAAGCCGGAATAGATGTCAGGAACATATCCGGCAGCCAATGGGAAAGCATGTTACGGGGACGGGGAACCGTCCTGAACCCCGCAAAACAGAAAATGCTGTTCTCTATCCGGAAACAGCCCTCCGGCTACGGTGTGCGTATAGCGGACATCAGCGGAAAGATTTCCTCATCAGTTCAAAGAGAATTATGA